One region of Budorcas taxicolor isolate Tak-1 chromosome 3, Takin1.1, whole genome shotgun sequence genomic DNA includes:
- the NES gene encoding nestin isoform X7 has translation MEGCLGEESFQMWELNRRLEAYLARVKALEEQNELLSAELGGLRAQAGDASWRARADDELAALRALVDQRWREKHAAEMARDNLAEEVEGVASRCQQLRLVRERTAEEVARSRRAVEAEKCAQAWLSTQAAELERELEALRAAHEEERAGLNAQAACAPRGPAPPRGPPAPAPEVEELAQRLGEAWRGAVRGYQERVAHMETSLGQARERLGHAMQGAREGRLELQQLQAERSGLQERRAALEQRLEGRWQERLRTTEQFQLAVEALEQEKQGLQSQIAQVLEGRQQLAHLKMSLSLEVATYRTLLEAENSRLQTPGSGSKTSLSFLDPKLELHFPGTPEGRRPGPLLSVLSPTPLSSPLPGTLETPVPTFLKSQEFLQARTPTSASTPIPPTPQAPCPAVDAEIRAQDAPVSLPQPRVGRQQVPEVMWAEAKVAVPASILPGPEEPGGQQQEPSPSQSPEDRASLAPALSPDRSSLEAKGGEASGSRESSRSQEEDEGQLWGLAEKETVVEVKAVSSLEQETWQEEAGLDRKEIQDAQGPLEKEAVNSLEEEIQKPSIPLGTQSHETVRALEKESLESLRSLEEENLETLKILGKENQELLKSLEAKETEVVRSLEKETLELLKPIGKEDPQTLPSLEKENQEIMRPLEVNGETFLYPGKENQELVRSLEQENIESLRTLEKESQDPLRCQEVENQETLRLLAKENQEPLGSLEEEDQETSRSLGKENHESPRAPEDENHEALRPLERENPESLSCLEEDQEAMRPPEKENQELLRSLEKENQEPQRSLEDQEEIRALEEDQETVRPLEKENQELLRSLEEDQEEIRALEEDQETVRPLEKENQESLRSLEDQEAMRPLEEESQEPLRSLEKEKEEAMRSLENQNAVRPLEEESQEPLRSLEKEKQEAMRPPEEEKPESLRSLEDQEAVRSLEEEGQMTLSPLERVKPETLKSLGKDQEIVRPLEKENQELLRSLNGESIEAVRSLETEAAELLKPTEEENLEILKPLEKETESQEPLGSVEGNHETLRPPGKENQESLGSLAEWHTENLQSLEEADKGSLRRLGEEEIVEKEESQASLRPLEEQGQELPHSAQQQTWGDAMQRDQELDQDRPPGSAGVDSGDGAELELEERDRFPAQGEGVEQGQLQLTATGEAWGPGEGQPGSPEPREQRLPAEGAGGAGGAAGLQDPEEQPEQVGALGLPAAQGMSEVMEPELEDEDVAPGGGQASPEVTLELERAMGRSAGVERGPEQEAVRLEDPGSLAREEATEPPLGEGGVEAKKVQGLEGPRKELEEAGTLESEASTLPGKSRDPLETPRDWEESESGAPGKIEEPISAETLCHEGSDTPQPRPLSSEGAEEDAKSLLGPPSLRPTESCSTSLIPEDAPGPQPLAEGSQEASWGLEGRAEVLGKADGEQEDLGSGGIPEGLQEEGEESREESEADELGETLPDSTPLGLYLRSPASPKWGLPGEQRPSPQGEPGKEGWGPAVPASKGLGAQPSEEEEEEGAEEERGRDSELSEEFEDLGTEASLLPGVSGEGEGEEPLSQVPQLLLEPAAWDRDGESDGFADEEESGEEGEGEEEEEGRGPGPGRWGPAPPVGSLPAPSGPQGGPLLGSETVGVSVPPWDNGPGGTAPDAPMTAPETESQNSTEASGSEEESDAAPLEPEDQAPGPLGTLSAVADTLDGGGPGPSLKEELERVNGGVVNGLEQSEGGGQGKPGAAGGDRGSPSEEEGASLKAPWAGAPLDLGQGQFLKFSQRGGDGDSWSSGED, from the exons ATGGAGGGCTGCCTGGGGGAGGAATCTTTTCAGATGTGGGAGCTCAACCGGCGCCTGGAGGCCTACCTGGCCCGGGTCAAGGCGCTAGAGGAGCAGAATGAGCTGCTCAGCGCGGAGCTCGGGGGTCTCCGGGCACAGGCCGGGGATGCCTCCTGGAGGGCTCGTGCCGACGACGAGCTGGCGGCCCTACGGGCCCTCGTCGACCAGCGCTGGCGGGAGAAGCACGCGGCCGAGATGGCGCGCGACAACCTGGCAGAAGAGGTGGAGGGCGTGGCGAGTAGGTGCCAGCAGCTGCGGCTGGTCCGGGAGCGGACCGCGGAGGAGGTGGCCCGCAGCCGGCGTGCGGTCGAGGCCGAGAAATGCGCCCAGGCCTGGCTGAGCACCCAGGCTGCGGAGCTGGAGCGCGAGCTGGAGGCTCTGCGCGCGGCGCACGAGGAGGAGCGCGCCGGCCTGAACGCGCAGGCTGCCTGCGCCCCCCGCGGCCCCGCTCCGCCCCGGGGTCCCCCCGCGCCGGCCCCCGAGGTGGAGGAGCTGGCTCAGCGGCTGGGCGAGGCGTGGCGTGGGGCAGTGCGCGGCTACCAGGAACGCGTGGCGCACATGGAGACGTCGCTGGGCCAGGCCCGCGAGCGGCTGGGCCACGCGATGCAGGGCGCCCGCGAGGGTCGCCTGGAGCTGCAGCAACTCCAGGCAGAGCGCAGCGGCCTTCAGGAGCGCAGGGCCGCGCtggagcagaggctggagggCCGCTGGCAGGAGCGGCTGCGGACCACTGAGCAGTTCCAG CTGGCCGTGGAGGCCCTGGAGCAGGAGAAACAAGGCCTCCAGAGCCAAATCGCCCAGGTCCTGGAAGGTCGGCAGCAGCTGGCACACCTCAAGATGTCCCTCAGCCTGGAGGTGGCCACATACAG GACCCTCCTAGAAGCGGAGAACTCACGGCTGCAGACCCCTGGAAGCGGCTCCAAGACTTCCCTCAGCTTTCTGG ACCCTAAGCTGGAGCTACATTTCCCTGGGACCCCAGAGGGCCGGCGTCCGGGACCTCTGCTTTCTGTCCTGAGCCCTACTCCCCTCTCCTCACCTTTGCCTGGTACCCTGGAAACACCTGTGCCAACCTTTCTGAAGAGCCAGGAATTCCTTCAGGCCCGCACCCCGACCTCAGCCAGCACCCCCATCCCACCGACCCCTCAGGCTCCCTGCCCTGCTGTAGATGCCGAGATCAGAGCCCAGGATGCCCCTGTGTCCCTGCCCCAACCGCGTGTTGGGAGGCAACAGGTGCCAGAAGTCATGTGGGCTGAAGCCAAGGTGGCTGTCCCTGCCAGCATCCTGCcgggaccagaggagcctgggggccagCAACAAGAGCCCAGTCCAAGCCAGTCCCCTGAAGATCGTGCCTCCCTGGCTCCAGCCCTCAGCCCTGACCGCTCCAGTCTAGaggccaaaggtggagaagccagTGGGTCTAGAGAGTCCAGCAGATCCCAGGAGGAAGATGAAGGCCAACTCTGGGGGCTGGCAGAGAAAGAAACAGTGGTAGAGGTCAAAGCAGTGAGCAGCTTGGAGCAGGAAACGTGGCAAGAAGAGGCGGGTCTGGACAGGAAAGAAATCCAAGACGCCCAGGGCCCTTTGGAAAAAGAAGCTGTGAACTCTCTGGAAGAAGAGATTCAGAAGCCATCGATTCCACTGGGAACACAGAGCCATGAGACTGTAAGAGCTCTAGAGAAGGAGAGTCTGGAATCTCTGAGGTCTTTGGAAGAAGAGAACTTAGAAACACTAAAAATACTAGGAAAGGAGAATCAAGAATTGTTGAAGTCTTTAGAAGCAAAGGAGACGGAGGTAGTGAGATCTTTAGAAAAAGAGACTCTAGAACTACTTAAGCCTATAGGGAAAGAGGATCCACAGACATTGCCATCTCTAGAAAAGGAGAATCAAGAAATAATGAGGCCTCTTGAAGTTAATGGAGAGACATTTTTATATCCAGGAAAGGAAAATCAAGAATTAGTGAGATCTTTAGAACAGGAGAACATTGAGTCATTGAGAACTCTAGAAAAGGAGAGTCAAGACCCACTGAGATGTCAAGAAGTAGAGAACCAGGAAACATTGAGACTCCTAGCCAAAGAGAATCAAGAGCCATTGGGGTCTCTAGAAGAAGAAGACCAGGAGACATCAAGATCTCTAGGGAAAGAGAATCATGAATCCCCGAGGGCTCCAGAAGATGAGAATCATGAGGCTTTGAGACCTCTAGAAAGAGAAAACCCAGAGTCACTGAGCTGTTTAGAAGAAGACCAGGAGGCAATGAGacctccagaaaaagaaaaccaggagCTGCTGAGGtctctagaaaaagaaaaccaggagCCGCAGAGGTCTCTAGAAGACCAGGAGGAAATAAGAGCTCTAGAAGAAGACCAGGAGACAGTGAGACctctagaaaaagaaaaccaggagCTGCTGAG GTCTCTAGAAGAAGACCAGGAGGAAATAAGAGCTCTAGAAGAAGACCAGGAGACAGTGAGACctctagaaaaagaaaaccaggaatCACTAAGGTCTCTAGAAGACCAGGAGGCAATGAGACCTCTAGAAGAAGAAAGCCAGGAGCCGCTGAGgtctctagaaaaagaaaaagaagaggcaatGAGGTCTCTAGAAAACCAGAATGCAGTGAGACCTCTAGAAGAAGAAAGCCAGGAGCCGCTGAGgtctctagaaaaagaaaaacaggaggcAATGAGACCTCCAGAAGAAGAAAAACCGGAATCACTGAGATCTCTAGAAGACCAGGAGGCAGTGAGATCTCTAGAAGAAGAAGGCCAGATGACATTGAGCCCTCTAGAAAGAGTGAAACCAGAGACACTAAAGTCTCTTGGAAAAGATCAGGAGATAGTTCGACCTCTTGAAAAAGAGAATCAGGAGTTATTACGGTCCCTAAATGGAGAGAGTATAGAGGCAGTGAGGTCTTTAGAAACGGAGGCTGCAGAACTACTAAAGCCTACAGAAGAGGAGAACCTGGAAATACTGAAACCTCTAGAAAAGGAAACGGAGAGTCAAGAGCCACTGGGGTCTGTGGAAGGGAACCACGAGACACTGAGGCCCCCAGGGAAGGAGAATCAAGAGTCCCTGGGCTCTCTGGCAGAGTGGCACACAGAGAATTTGCAGTCTCTAGAGGAGGCCGACAAGGGAAGTCTTAGGCGCTTGGGAGAGGAAGAGATCGTGGAGAAGGAAGAGAGTCAGGCGTCACTGAGGCCCCTGGAGGAGCAGGGGCAGGAGCTGCCACACTCTGCACAGCAGCAGACGTGGGGAGATGCAATGCAGCGGGACCAAGAACTGGATCAGGACCGGCCCCCGGGGAGCGCTGGAGTGGACAGTGGGGATGGGGCAGAGCTGGAACTGGAAGAACGGGATCGCTTCCCTGcgcagggggagggggtggagcaGGGGCAGCTGCAGCTGACAGCCACAGGTGAGGCCTGGGGCCCGGGTGAGGGGCAGCCAGGCAGCCCTGAGCCCAGAGAGCAGAGGCTCCCAGCTGAGGGCGCCGGAGGGGCAGGAGGCGCTGCGGGCCTCCAGGACCCCGAGGAGCAGCCAGAGCAGGTGGGGGCCCTGGGCCTCCCGGCTGCCCAGGGAATGTCAGAGGTGATGGAGCCCGAGTTGGAAGATGAGGATGTGGCCCCGGGGGGGGGCCAAGCCTCCCCAGAGGTCACCTTGGAGTTAGAGAGGGCCATGGGCAGGTCTGCGGGAGTGGAACGGGGACCCGAGCAGGAGGCAGTAAGGCTGGAGGACCCAGGTAGCCTGGCCAGAGAGGAGGCGACGGAGCCAcccctgggggagggaggtgtggaGGCAAAGAAGGTACAGGGCTTGGAAGGGCCCAgaaaggagctggaggaggcaggCACTCTGGAGTCTGAGGCCTCCACACTGCCGGGCAAGAGCAGAGACCCACTGGAGACTCCTAGGGACTGGGAGGAGTCAGAATCTGGGGCCCCTGGGAAAATAGAAGAGCCGATCTCAGCTGAGACCTTGTGCCACGAGGGAAGTGATACCCCGCAGCCCAGGCCCCTGAGCTCAGAGGGAGCCGAGGAGGATGCCAAATCGCTGCTGGGGCCCCCCAGTCTGAGGCCCACTGAGTCCTGCTCCACCAGCCTAATCCCTGAAGATgcccctgggccccagccccTGGCTGAGGGGAGCCAAGAGGCCAGCTGGGGGCTGGAGGGTAGGGCTGAGGTCCTGGGAAAGGCGGACGGTGAGCAGGAGGATCTGGGCTCTGGGGGGATCCCTGAGGGCctccaggaggaaggggaggagagcagagaagagAGCGAGGCGGACGAGCTAGGGGAGACCCTTCCTGACTCCACGCCCCTAGGCCTCTACCTCAGGTCCCCCGCTTCGCCCAAGTGGGGCCTGCCCGGAGAGCAGAGGCCCTCCCCTCAAGGGGAGCCCGGAAAGGAAGGCTGGGGTCCTGCGGTCCCGGCCTCCAAGGGCCTTGGGGCCCAGCcctcagaggaggaagaagaggagggagcTGAGGAGGAGCGTGGCCGTGACTCTGAGCTGTCGGAGGAGTTTGAGGACCTGGGGACTGAGGCTTCTCTCCTTCCCGGGGTCTccggggagggggaaggggaagaacCCCTGAGCCAAGTGCCCCAGCTGCTCCTGGAGCCTGCAGCCTGGGATCGAGATGGAGAGTCTGATGGCTTTGCAGACGAGGAAGAGagcggggaggagggagagggagaagaggaagaagaggggagggggccagggccagggcGCTGGGGGCCAGCGCCCCCTGTGGGCAGCCTCCCCGCACCGAGCGGCCCTCAGGGAGGGCCCCTCCTGGGGTCTGAGACCGTGGGTGTCAGTGTCCCCCCCTGGGACAATGGCCCGGGGGGCACGGCACCCGACGCCCCCATGACTGCCCCGGAGACCGAGTCCCAGAACAGCACTGAGGCCTCGGGCTCAGAGGAGGAGTCTGATGCTGCTCCCCTGGAGCCGGAGGACCAGGCCCCTGGCCCACTGGGGACCCTCAGTGCGGTGGCGGACACCCTTGATGGTGGTGGCCCAGGCCCCAGCCTGAAGGAAGAGCTGGAGCGCGTGAATGGGGGCGTGGTGAACGGGCTGGAGCAGTCCGAGGGGGGAGGCCAGGGGAAACCGGGGGCGGCTGGGGGGGACCGAGGGAGCCCCTCAGAggaggagggggcttccctgaaggcCCCTTGGGCAGGGGCTCCCCTTGACCTGGGCCAAGGCCAGTTCCTGAAGTTCAGTCAGAGAGGAGGTGATGGAGACTCCTGGTCCTCAGGGGAGGACTAG
- the NES gene encoding nestin isoform X6 codes for MEGCLGEESFQMWELNRRLEAYLARVKALEEQNELLSAELGGLRAQAGDASWRARADDELAALRALVDQRWREKHAAEMARDNLAEEVEGVASRCQQLRLVRERTAEEVARSRRAVEAEKCAQAWLSTQAAELERELEALRAAHEEERAGLNAQAACAPRGPAPPRGPPAPAPEVEELAQRLGEAWRGAVRGYQERVAHMETSLGQARERLGHAMQGAREGRLELQQLQAERSGLQERRAALEQRLEGRWQERLRTTEQFQLAVEALEQEKQGLQSQIAQVLEGRQQLAHLKMSLSLEVATYRTLLEAENSRLQTPGSGSKTSLSFLDPKLELHFPGTPEGRRPGPLLSVLSPTPLSSPLPGTLETPVPTFLKSQEFLQARTPTSASTPIPPTPQAPCPAVDAEIRAQDAPVSLPQPRVGRQQVPEVMWAEAKVAVPASILPGPEEPGGQQQEPSPSQSPEDRASLAPALSPDRSSLEAKGGEASGSRESSRSQEEDEGQLWGLAEKETVVEVKAVSSLEQETWQEEAGLDRKEIQDAQGPLEKEAVNSLEEEIQKPSIPLGTQSHETVRALEKESLESLRSLEEENLETLKILGKENQELLKSLEAKETEVVRSLEKETLELLKPIGKEDPQTLPSLEKENQEIMRPLEVNGETFLYPGKENQELVRSLEQENIESLRTLEKESQDPLRCQEVENQETLRLLAKENQEPLGSLEEEDQETSRSLGKENHESPRAPEDENHEALRPLERENPESLSCLEEDQEAMRPPEKENQELLRSLEKENQEPQRSLEEDQEEIRALEEDQETVRPLEKENQELLRSLEKENQEPLRSLEEDQEEIRALEEDQETVRPLEKENQESLRSLEDQEAMRPLEEESQEPLRSLEKEKEEAMRSLENQNAVRPLEEESQEPLRSLEKEKQEAMRPPEEEKPESLRSLEDQEAVRSLEEEGQMTLSPLERVKPETLKSLGKDQEIVRPLEKENQELLRSLNGESIEAVRSLETEAAELLKPTEEENLEILKPLEKETESQEPLGSVEGNHETLRPPGKENQESLGSLAEWHTENLQSLEEADKGSLRRLGEEEIVEKEESQASLRPLEEQGQELPHSAQQQTWGDAMQRDQELDQDRPPGSAGVDSGDGAELELEERDRFPAQGEGVEQGQLQLTATGEAWGPGEGQPGSPEPREQRLPAEGAGGAGGAAGLQDPEEQPEQVGALGLPAAQGMSEVMEPELEDEDVAPGGGQASPEVTLELERAMGRSAGVERGPEQEAVRLEDPGSLAREEATEPPLGEGGVEAKKVQGLEGPRKELEEAGTLESEASTLPGKSRDPLETPRDWEESESGAPGKIEEPISAETLCHEGSDTPQPRPLSSEGAEEDAKSLLGPPSLRPTESCSTSLIPEDAPGPQPLAEGSQEASWGLEGRAEVLGKADGEQEDLGSGGIPEGLQEEGEESREESEADELGETLPDSTPLGLYLRSPASPKWGLPGEQRPSPQGEPGKEGWGPAVPASKGLGAQPSEEEEEEGAEEERGRDSELSEEFEDLGTEASLLPGVSGEGEGEEPLSQVPQLLLEPAAWDRDGESDGFADEEESGEEGEGEEEEEGRGPGPGRWGPAPPVGSLPAPSGPQGGPLLGSETVGVSVPPWDNGPGGTAPDAPMTAPETESQNSTEASGSEEESDAAPLEPEDQAPGPLGTLSAVADTLDGGGPGPSLKEELERVNGGVVNGLEQSEGGGQGKPGAAGGDRGSPSEEEGASLKAPWAGAPLDLGQGQFLKFSQRGGDGDSWSSGED; via the exons ATGGAGGGCTGCCTGGGGGAGGAATCTTTTCAGATGTGGGAGCTCAACCGGCGCCTGGAGGCCTACCTGGCCCGGGTCAAGGCGCTAGAGGAGCAGAATGAGCTGCTCAGCGCGGAGCTCGGGGGTCTCCGGGCACAGGCCGGGGATGCCTCCTGGAGGGCTCGTGCCGACGACGAGCTGGCGGCCCTACGGGCCCTCGTCGACCAGCGCTGGCGGGAGAAGCACGCGGCCGAGATGGCGCGCGACAACCTGGCAGAAGAGGTGGAGGGCGTGGCGAGTAGGTGCCAGCAGCTGCGGCTGGTCCGGGAGCGGACCGCGGAGGAGGTGGCCCGCAGCCGGCGTGCGGTCGAGGCCGAGAAATGCGCCCAGGCCTGGCTGAGCACCCAGGCTGCGGAGCTGGAGCGCGAGCTGGAGGCTCTGCGCGCGGCGCACGAGGAGGAGCGCGCCGGCCTGAACGCGCAGGCTGCCTGCGCCCCCCGCGGCCCCGCTCCGCCCCGGGGTCCCCCCGCGCCGGCCCCCGAGGTGGAGGAGCTGGCTCAGCGGCTGGGCGAGGCGTGGCGTGGGGCAGTGCGCGGCTACCAGGAACGCGTGGCGCACATGGAGACGTCGCTGGGCCAGGCCCGCGAGCGGCTGGGCCACGCGATGCAGGGCGCCCGCGAGGGTCGCCTGGAGCTGCAGCAACTCCAGGCAGAGCGCAGCGGCCTTCAGGAGCGCAGGGCCGCGCtggagcagaggctggagggCCGCTGGCAGGAGCGGCTGCGGACCACTGAGCAGTTCCAG CTGGCCGTGGAGGCCCTGGAGCAGGAGAAACAAGGCCTCCAGAGCCAAATCGCCCAGGTCCTGGAAGGTCGGCAGCAGCTGGCACACCTCAAGATGTCCCTCAGCCTGGAGGTGGCCACATACAG GACCCTCCTAGAAGCGGAGAACTCACGGCTGCAGACCCCTGGAAGCGGCTCCAAGACTTCCCTCAGCTTTCTGG ACCCTAAGCTGGAGCTACATTTCCCTGGGACCCCAGAGGGCCGGCGTCCGGGACCTCTGCTTTCTGTCCTGAGCCCTACTCCCCTCTCCTCACCTTTGCCTGGTACCCTGGAAACACCTGTGCCAACCTTTCTGAAGAGCCAGGAATTCCTTCAGGCCCGCACCCCGACCTCAGCCAGCACCCCCATCCCACCGACCCCTCAGGCTCCCTGCCCTGCTGTAGATGCCGAGATCAGAGCCCAGGATGCCCCTGTGTCCCTGCCCCAACCGCGTGTTGGGAGGCAACAGGTGCCAGAAGTCATGTGGGCTGAAGCCAAGGTGGCTGTCCCTGCCAGCATCCTGCcgggaccagaggagcctgggggccagCAACAAGAGCCCAGTCCAAGCCAGTCCCCTGAAGATCGTGCCTCCCTGGCTCCAGCCCTCAGCCCTGACCGCTCCAGTCTAGaggccaaaggtggagaagccagTGGGTCTAGAGAGTCCAGCAGATCCCAGGAGGAAGATGAAGGCCAACTCTGGGGGCTGGCAGAGAAAGAAACAGTGGTAGAGGTCAAAGCAGTGAGCAGCTTGGAGCAGGAAACGTGGCAAGAAGAGGCGGGTCTGGACAGGAAAGAAATCCAAGACGCCCAGGGCCCTTTGGAAAAAGAAGCTGTGAACTCTCTGGAAGAAGAGATTCAGAAGCCATCGATTCCACTGGGAACACAGAGCCATGAGACTGTAAGAGCTCTAGAGAAGGAGAGTCTGGAATCTCTGAGGTCTTTGGAAGAAGAGAACTTAGAAACACTAAAAATACTAGGAAAGGAGAATCAAGAATTGTTGAAGTCTTTAGAAGCAAAGGAGACGGAGGTAGTGAGATCTTTAGAAAAAGAGACTCTAGAACTACTTAAGCCTATAGGGAAAGAGGATCCACAGACATTGCCATCTCTAGAAAAGGAGAATCAAGAAATAATGAGGCCTCTTGAAGTTAATGGAGAGACATTTTTATATCCAGGAAAGGAAAATCAAGAATTAGTGAGATCTTTAGAACAGGAGAACATTGAGTCATTGAGAACTCTAGAAAAGGAGAGTCAAGACCCACTGAGATGTCAAGAAGTAGAGAACCAGGAAACATTGAGACTCCTAGCCAAAGAGAATCAAGAGCCATTGGGGTCTCTAGAAGAAGAAGACCAGGAGACATCAAGATCTCTAGGGAAAGAGAATCATGAATCCCCGAGGGCTCCAGAAGATGAGAATCATGAGGCTTTGAGACCTCTAGAAAGAGAAAACCCAGAGTCACTGAGCTGTTTAGAAGAAGACCAGGAGGCAATGAGacctccagaaaaagaaaaccaggagCTGCTGAGGtctctagaaaaagaaaaccaggagCCGCAGAG GTCTCTAGAAGAAGACCAGGAGGAAATAAGAGCTCTAGAAGAAGACCAGGAGACAGTGAGACctctagaaaaagaaaaccaggagCTGCTGAGGtctctagaaaaagaaaaccaggagCCGCTGAGGTCTCTAGAAGAAGACCAGGAGGAAATAAGAGCTCTAGAAGAAGACCAGGAGACAGTGAGACctctagaaaaagaaaaccaggaatCACTAAGGTCTCTAGAAGACCAGGAGGCAATGAGACCTCTAGAAGAAGAAAGCCAGGAGCCGCTGAGgtctctagaaaaagaaaaagaagaggcaatGAGGTCTCTAGAAAACCAGAATGCAGTGAGACCTCTAGAAGAAGAAAGCCAGGAGCCGCTGAGgtctctagaaaaagaaaaacaggaggcAATGAGACCTCCAGAAGAAGAAAAACCGGAATCACTGAGATCTCTAGAAGACCAGGAGGCAGTGAGATCTCTAGAAGAAGAAGGCCAGATGACATTGAGCCCTCTAGAAAGAGTGAAACCAGAGACACTAAAGTCTCTTGGAAAAGATCAGGAGATAGTTCGACCTCTTGAAAAAGAGAATCAGGAGTTATTACGGTCCCTAAATGGAGAGAGTATAGAGGCAGTGAGGTCTTTAGAAACGGAGGCTGCAGAACTACTAAAGCCTACAGAAGAGGAGAACCTGGAAATACTGAAACCTCTAGAAAAGGAAACGGAGAGTCAAGAGCCACTGGGGTCTGTGGAAGGGAACCACGAGACACTGAGGCCCCCAGGGAAGGAGAATCAAGAGTCCCTGGGCTCTCTGGCAGAGTGGCACACAGAGAATTTGCAGTCTCTAGAGGAGGCCGACAAGGGAAGTCTTAGGCGCTTGGGAGAGGAAGAGATCGTGGAGAAGGAAGAGAGTCAGGCGTCACTGAGGCCCCTGGAGGAGCAGGGGCAGGAGCTGCCACACTCTGCACAGCAGCAGACGTGGGGAGATGCAATGCAGCGGGACCAAGAACTGGATCAGGACCGGCCCCCGGGGAGCGCTGGAGTGGACAGTGGGGATGGGGCAGAGCTGGAACTGGAAGAACGGGATCGCTTCCCTGcgcagggggagggggtggagcaGGGGCAGCTGCAGCTGACAGCCACAGGTGAGGCCTGGGGCCCGGGTGAGGGGCAGCCAGGCAGCCCTGAGCCCAGAGAGCAGAGGCTCCCAGCTGAGGGCGCCGGAGGGGCAGGAGGCGCTGCGGGCCTCCAGGACCCCGAGGAGCAGCCAGAGCAGGTGGGGGCCCTGGGCCTCCCGGCTGCCCAGGGAATGTCAGAGGTGATGGAGCCCGAGTTGGAAGATGAGGATGTGGCCCCGGGGGGGGGCCAAGCCTCCCCAGAGGTCACCTTGGAGTTAGAGAGGGCCATGGGCAGGTCTGCGGGAGTGGAACGGGGACCCGAGCAGGAGGCAGTAAGGCTGGAGGACCCAGGTAGCCTGGCCAGAGAGGAGGCGACGGAGCCAcccctgggggagggaggtgtggaGGCAAAGAAGGTACAGGGCTTGGAAGGGCCCAgaaaggagctggaggaggcaggCACTCTGGAGTCTGAGGCCTCCACACTGCCGGGCAAGAGCAGAGACCCACTGGAGACTCCTAGGGACTGGGAGGAGTCAGAATCTGGGGCCCCTGGGAAAATAGAAGAGCCGATCTCAGCTGAGACCTTGTGCCACGAGGGAAGTGATACCCCGCAGCCCAGGCCCCTGAGCTCAGAGGGAGCCGAGGAGGATGCCAAATCGCTGCTGGGGCCCCCCAGTCTGAGGCCCACTGAGTCCTGCTCCACCAGCCTAATCCCTGAAGATgcccctgggccccagccccTGGCTGAGGGGAGCCAAGAGGCCAGCTGGGGGCTGGAGGGTAGGGCTGAGGTCCTGGGAAAGGCGGACGGTGAGCAGGAGGATCTGGGCTCTGGGGGGATCCCTGAGGGCctccaggaggaaggggaggagagcagagaagagAGCGAGGCGGACGAGCTAGGGGAGACCCTTCCTGACTCCACGCCCCTAGGCCTCTACCTCAGGTCCCCCGCTTCGCCCAAGTGGGGCCTGCCCGGAGAGCAGAGGCCCTCCCCTCAAGGGGAGCCCGGAAAGGAAGGCTGGGGTCCTGCGGTCCCGGCCTCCAAGGGCCTTGGGGCCCAGCcctcagaggaggaagaagaggagggagcTGAGGAGGAGCGTGGCCGTGACTCTGAGCTGTCGGAGGAGTTTGAGGACCTGGGGACTGAGGCTTCTCTCCTTCCCGGGGTCTccggggagggggaaggggaagaacCCCTGAGCCAAGTGCCCCAGCTGCTCCTGGAGCCTGCAGCCTGGGATCGAGATGGAGAGTCTGATGGCTTTGCAGACGAGGAAGAGagcggggaggagggagagggagaagaggaagaagaggggagggggccagggccagggcGCTGGGGGCCAGCGCCCCCTGTGGGCAGCCTCCCCGCACCGAGCGGCCCTCAGGGAGGGCCCCTCCTGGGGTCTGAGACCGTGGGTGTCAGTGTCCCCCCCTGGGACAATGGCCCGGGGGGCACGGCACCCGACGCCCCCATGACTGCCCCGGAGACCGAGTCCCAGAACAGCACTGAGGCCTCGGGCTCAGAGGAGGAGTCTGATGCTGCTCCCCTGGAGCCGGAGGACCAGGCCCCTGGCCCACTGGGGACCCTCAGTGCGGTGGCGGACACCCTTGATGGTGGTGGCCCAGGCCCCAGCCTGAAGGAAGAGCTGGAGCGCGTGAATGGGGGCGTGGTGAACGGGCTGGAGCAGTCCGAGGGGGGAGGCCAGGGGAAACCGGGGGCGGCTGGGGGGGACCGAGGGAGCCCCTCAGAggaggagggggcttccctgaaggcCCCTTGGGCAGGGGCTCCCCTTGACCTGGGCCAAGGCCAGTTCCTGAAGTTCAGTCAGAGAGGAGGTGATGGAGACTCCTGGTCCTCAGGGGAGGACTAG